One Bufo gargarizans isolate SCDJY-AF-19 chromosome 3, ASM1485885v1, whole genome shotgun sequence DNA segment encodes these proteins:
- the GRHL3 gene encoding grainyhead-like protein 3 homolog has protein sequence MSNELDYRPVMLLQNDSINLQKYPYSSEDEAWSKYLDNPMTAATKAMMRANGDDDGVAALSLLYDYYRVPREKRLISPSSTERCEQVKRSCIEYDSDISSFENPTQLLKFVTDSSSSAQEYTETHKKNNYLTLDCLINPSKLTLPANSSKLTNDTHDDFMTRSCDVYEKNPLNTLFEPLHVPQPQQRWQPDSTFKEDSPEPLIFSDILRTQAESTCSEDYLSGETNHDFEYTLESPKAIHVKSGDSPMAYLNKGQFYPVNLRMTNTRKCMQLSSNKVKSVVMVVFDNEKNPEEQLKRWKHWHSRQPTAKQRVIDVADYKDNCNTVESIEEVAYNALSFMWNINEEAKIFVGINCLSTDFSSQKGVKGVPLNLQIDTYDYDTGVKRLIHRAVCQIKIFCDKGAERKMRDEERKQFRRKGKGADASKDIKTNVLPGYRGTDITYFRPVTDMESQPVLFIPNVHYSNLQRCGIVLPAVTDNNDRLALKRSCPSFTDAFDVPPSKQQATEDSQRVLLYVRRETEEVFDALMLKTPDLLGLRKAISEKYGVPEERICRVYKKCKRGILVNMDNNIIQHYSNHMAFLFDLTDVDGKIQVTLKEL, from the exons ATGTCTAATGAACTTGA CTACCGGCCAGTCATGCTTCTACAGAATGACAGCATAAACCTTCAGAAGTATCCCTACTCCAGTGAAGATGAAGCTTGGTCTAAGTATTTGGACAATCCTATGACAGCAGCAACCAAAGCAATGATGAGAGCAAATGGGGATGATGACGGAGTTGCTGCACTGAGTCTCCTCTATGATTACTACAGG GTACCAAGAGAAAAAAGATTAATTTCACCCAGTTCAACAGAACGCTGCGAACAAGTAAAAAG GAGCTGCATTGAATATGATTCAGACATTTCATCCTTTGAAAATCCTACCCAGCTTCTGAAATTTGTTACTGATAGTTCATCCTCTGCTCAAGAATATacagaaacacacaaaaaaaacaactatctAACATTGGACTGCCTCATTAATCCTTCAAAACTGACTTTACCAGCAAATAGCAGCAAGCTAACCAATGACACACATGACGACTTCATGACTAGATCATGCGATGTGTATGAAAAGAATCCACTCAACACTCTCTTCGAACCGCTACATGTACCACAACCACAACAGAGATGGCAGCCGGACAGCACCTTCAAAGAAGACTCACCAGAG ccTCTGATATTCAGTGACATACTTAGGACTCAAGCAGAGTCCACTTGTTCTGAAGACTACCTATCTGGAGAAACAAATCA TGACTTTGAGTACACACTGGAATCCCCCAAAGCTATTCATGTAAAGTCTGGAGATTCTCCAATGGCATATCTCAACAAAGGACAATTTTACCCTGTCAACCTGAGGATGACAAACACCAGAAAATGTATGCAGTTGTCTTCTAATAAAGTCAAG AGTGTTGTAATGGTAGTCTTTGACAATGAGAAGAACCCAGAAGAACAGCTAAAACGTTGGAAGCATTGGCATTCCAGGCAGCCAACAGCTAAGCAGAGGGTCATCGATGTTG CTGACTACAAAGACAACTGCAACACAGTAGAGAGCATTGAAGAAGTAGCATACAATGCTTTGTCCTTTATGTGGAACATCAATGAAGAAGCTAAG ATATTTGTTGGCATCAATTGTCTGAGTACAGATTTCTCATCTCAGAAGGGAGTCAAGGGTGTGCCTTTAAACCTCCAGATTGACACTTATGACTACGACACTGGAGTGAAGAGACTCATTCACCGGGCCGTCTGCCAGATCAAAATATTCTGTGATAAG GGTGCGGAACGTAAGATGCGGGATGAGGAACGGAAGCAGTTTAGAAGGAAAGGAAAGGGTGCAGATGCAAGCAAAG ATATAAAGACAAATGTGCTCCCAGGATACAGAGGAACAGATATCACATACTTCAGACCAGTGACGGATATGGAAAGCCAACCAGTCTTATTCATCCCAAATGTTCATTATTCCAATCTTCAAAGATGTGGCATt GTACTTCCTGCTGTTACAGATAATAATGACAG GTTAGCACTAAAGAGAAGCTGTCCGTCATTTACAGATGCCTTTGATGTACCACCTTCCAAGCAACAGGCAACAGAAGACTCTCAAAGAG tgctATTATATGTACGAAGGGAAACAGAAGAAGTTTTTGATGCCCTTATGTTGAAAACACCAGACCTCCTGGGTTTACGGAAAGCA atCTCAGAAAAGTATGGTGTCCCAGAAGAAAGGATCTGCAGAGTCTACAAGAAATGTAAAAGAGG GATCCTGGTGAACATGGACAATAACATCATCCAGCATTACAGcaaccatatggctttcctttTTGACTTGACGGATGTAGATGGAAAGATTCAAGTTACACTTAAAGAATTATAA